The stretch of DNA AGCACAGGGCACCGCACACACGCAAAAGGCAGCCTCTGCGCCAGGTTTTCTACCCTGAGTtgggctttgcttttgcttgcagCAGAGGGAGCGAAGGCAAGAAGGCAGGTGATCTCCTGGCCACTTGCTCGGCGAGGAACCCCTGCCAGCAGGGCCTGCCCTGTCCCAGGGCAGCTCGCCTCTGGCCCCAGGGCGGCTCTCTTTGGCCAGCCTCTGGCAGCTCTCTGCGGGCAAGACGggggcctgccccagccagtccaggtaagcaaGCCTGCCCACAGAGGCACGCTGCTTCGGGCCTCTCGCGCGACACAGCCTGCCCAGCACTTGTGCTGGGGCTCTCAAGAGAGAGGCGCTTTGGGGCTTCCCCTTCCACACGCGCTGCTGACACACAAGGCCTGCAGGCCAGGTCCCAGCCCAGGGGGGAACGGGGGCCAGCTCTGCGGCTTTGCTCCAGCCCACACCACTGGCACGGGTGCCTAGGAAATACCAGGTTATTGCCAGTGTGATCGACGTGGAGCGAGAAGGAGCTACTAaggcaagcaaagcagagtgtgCCCCCAAGTCCAAACCTGTCCattccttcctgcaggagctcctggCTATACTGTATGAGAAAGGGCCTGCCACCGAGGGCATCTTCAGGAAGGCGGCGAGCGAGAAGGCCCGCAAGGAGCTGAAGGAGGTCCTAAACCAGGGCAAGAGCGCTGACCTGGACAGCAGACCCGTGCACCTCCTGGCAGTGGTGCTGAAGGTGAATTCCTTGCACCAGCAGAGCACACAGCTCTCCGAGCACGTGCCTCATGTGCATGGGCTCCTGGCAGTGCCTCCACTCCCCTCGGTGGCACTCCAAGCTAAAAGCCTACTGAAGCCAGACTCCGGGCTTCAGGCTCAGGACACTGTGgcacttttcttccccctcagaTTGTCAGCTGCCCTAGTTCTGCCCCTGATTCCCTGCATGACCatgggaaactcccttcctccacctcctcctcagcatcctcCTCTCCTCAGGGAGGACCACGGAGACTCAGGGCTGCACCAAAGGCTCAGCTAGGAGCTGGGTCCTGCTCCTGCACTAACACCAGTGCGTTTGGCACGCACTCGCACAGCCCCCCGCGTTCTCAGTGCTCAGGAGCACCTTTGGGAGCAGGCAGCTCAAAGCAACCTGCCTGCTTGTGAGCCCAAGGCACCGCGATGCTCCCTCTCTGCTCACTGGCACTGTTGAGAGCATCCTCTAAAGGAccttggccttgcaggacttTCTTCGGGATATCCCCTCCAAACTCCTCGTGGACAGCCTCTACGAGGAGTGGATGCAAGCGCTGGAGAAGCCAAGCCAGCAGGACAAAATTGACAAGCTGAAGGAGTAAGAGTTTGAACCGGTCCCACCATTTTGGAGGGCACTCCAGCTTGCTCCCGTGAAGGCAGAGCGGTGCCTGTGCCCTGCATCTTTAACCTTCCCTTTGGTTTGTGTTCCCTAGGGTGGCCGACAGCCTGCCCACAGCAAACCTCCCGCTGCTGCAGCGCTTGCTCGCTGTGCTGCGTCACATCAGCGAAAACGTGGAGACCAGCAAGATGGACACCAGCAACCTTGCGATCTGCGTGGGGCCAAATATGCTGAGCCCCTGCACGGACAACGTGCTCACGCTGGCAGAGCTGAAGGAGAGGAACGACAAGGTCTGCGGAGTTCAGCCCCTGGCTCCCGCCTTTGGCGCAGCTCGGGGCCAGCCCCGCACAGCCCCCTGCCCTTGCCAAAGCTCAACGAAGCAGCACCTCTGAACATTGGGGCGCCCCACATCAGGACTGTGTGCAACAGGACAGGCAAATCTCTGACATCACGGGTTTTCTGTGTGCAGGTGACAGCCCTGGTGGCGTTCCTAATAGACAACTGCCGAGCAATATTTGGGGAGGACATCACCTTGCCCTTCAGTCCCTCAGCCCAGGAGTCACCGGAGCACACCAACAGCTCCACAGGTAGGAGGAGGCACTGATGGTTGTGCcaggccagggctgctggtttgcagtcttgccttgcatagcagaagacagaaggctgtggcaatgcagagagctgCAGACACTTGAACATGGTAGTGCAGTGGTTGCCCCCTGGAACACTTTCCAAAGGACAGCACTCCCAGAACAGCATTCCTCCCAGATGGGAAACGTCTGTgcacttctgctcctctcctaGTTGCTAACGCTGGCCTAGAAGTGCACTCTCACAGGACATTGTCCTCGGGGGTCCTTGTTTTGCTAGGGTGCGTGGTTCCACAGCGAAAGCCCCCTTGTATCTTCAGGTGGCCCCTAACAAAGACCTAGCAGGCTCTTTCTCCCCACAGGACACCCAGGGGCTCCTCAGCATGACGGTTCTGCCTGCAACAGCGCGGAGCCGCAAGCTGAAGGCAGCACCCCCGTGTTGGAGCTGGAGCAGcccaagggcaggagcagcagtctCCGCAGGCCCTATCCTACCTGCGTCTCTGCCCCTTCCCTGAGCAATTTCACCAGTGGCATCAGCAGCATGGACAGGTGCTTCTCAGAACCAGACCTGTCCTGCCACGACCGCCTGGAAGGCTGGGCAAGGGAGCAGGAGGCCAGCGAGAGGGAGGGCAAACTGCCAGGGCAGCAGTAACAGCTAAGGTTGCAGAAGGAGGCACTGGAACAACACCGTGCAGGATTGCCTTCCCAGCTATCAAACAGCTCTCCCTGCCCCAAacagcctccagctgctccctgcacagctccttGCCTCATCTGATGCCTCCGTCTTCCCCACTTCCCCACTACTTTCACCCTCTACTCCACAAAAGACCTTTCGAAagaggccccaggctttttccaTCAAGTGCACCGAGGACGGCAGGACACCTGGCAGAGCCATCGGAAAGCGCTGCGTGTCATGCTCTTGGCAAACCGCAGGAAAAGGTGCCCAAAAATCCTCCAGAGCTGGGGGCCTGGGAAAACAGGAGCTGCCAGAGAGACAGCTCCCCAAGGACAGACAGTCAGTTCTCCTGCACAATTGTCCAGGGAGACAAGAAAAGCCCTTGCCTGTGGCATATCAGCAAAGACCCCATTTCAAGGCAGCGGAGGAAGTGTTTCGAGAGGAGGGTGGAGCAGAGGAATTCTGGAAGAACCCCCCCTTATGAAGAGCCTCCCTAGACCTGCCTGACCACGAGAGTTCCCTCTGTGGCCTCACAGTATCAGCCGCGAGATCCACCACATCCAAGCAGGACACTCTGCCCCCCTGCCCATGCCCCAGCTGTGCACAGGACACGGCAGAGGTGTCTCCAAGGCATGTGCTCAGGGCCCGAGGTTCTGCACAGAGGGATTTGGAGGTGGAAACCACAACCCGCACGATTCCTGCTGGAAGAAATTCCCCTGGCAGTTTCCCTGGGACCCCTGCAGCACATCAACTGGGAGCCGTGTGTGAATCCTGTCAAGGACCCAGCCCAGGGGTCACCTTCTTGGGCACCCGATGGATAGGGGGACGGAAAACACTGCCAGAATCTATATGAGAGGTGATAGAAAACATTCCCACACTTTCAGATCAAAACCCTTGAGACCTGTCTGAGGAACTTGGGGGGTTTTGgaggtgacactttcctggattCTGTATTCAAGTAGCACCTCTGCATGATTTGCTGAGGAAAAGCTCCCTACGGAATTGGGAACCTCAACACCAGGCAGCATTAAgtgctttcaaaaaggaaatgcttgcttgaCCATCGAGGGGACACCCCCCAGCCTACATGCCCATGGGATTACGGCAACAAAATGTGCAAGGCAGAAAGGATTACACCGTTGCCATAGGCTCTAAAGTTTGGCAAGGGTGCCAGGAGAACCACACTCCCTTGGAGAAAGTGCTCTTAGCTGCCTAAGAAGGGCAGCTAACAACCGAGCCATTAAcgcaagaagggaaaaaaagctatgcGTGCTGAAAAGTATTACAGGCCCTTAGAATGCAGCTACCAAAGagctcttctgcctgttgctagGGACGCATCAGGGACATTCATACAAAAGGAATGGCTTGAGGCCAAGATGCTGTCATTCCTAGTGTCTTTCATGGGAATGTGTGGGCACCTGCCTTGGCAGGAGATCATTTGCATTGCCGTACTCATGGCACTGAGGAGGTTAGCCAGCACTGCAGCTACTGGCTATGCAGGCAGGGATTGACCTGTCCTACCACGCCCAGAGCTCTGGACTTAGGCAGGAGGAAACACTCAGCTGGTCCCTGTGCCTGGCAACTTGCCTGTGGTACCGAGACATGACAAGCATATGACAATGCTTTGGGAGGCATCTGGGTATGCACCTTCAGTTGTATTCCCTGCAAAGATGATGTCAGCTGTGAAGTTGGCAACGTTAGCTGTTGGAATGGGACATCTGCTTTTGATCAAATCACCAAGCAGAAGTACTGCTTAGCTTCTCCTGGGACTGAACACAAGATGTCTTCTTTGGCACCATTTAATACCTCCGTCACACTTGGAGTGACCTTCCATCAACTAGACAGCTTTCCCAAAAATCCCCACCAAGGCCACTAAATGTCTGTGCAGaactggaaaacactgagaagagagagaaggaaaaatgagggaTAATCTAGCAAACTGATTCAGTGAGCAAAAGTGGAAACCCGCCTGCCTGAACAGCCTTGGGATGAGATCTTGAAAGGCTGGTCACCAAAAGCTCTCCGTGCATTGCGACTGATGCTACCTGCTCTGCTCCTACTGTTAATAAACACCGCCTTGTTCTTTGTTGTCACCTTGATCTTGACCtgttcatttcaaatgcaaagagttCCCCTCCCACGCGTGGAATACCTGacagaacctggtcagagaggaGGGCATCTGACACACCTCCCTGCTGAGAcgggctccaggcagcaggcCTGCTTCCCCACTGCTCTGCAGGCCCAGGGGCACTGAGGGTTGCGCAAAGCAggtgcaaaatgctgctttcttggtCCACATTCCCTCTGCATGCCTGAATGCCCCCGTCTCCCATGGCAAGCAGCACAGAACCTCAGCCATGCAGGTCCCTTGGAAACGCAGCCATGAAGGTGACCAGGGTCATTCTGAGGGGAACTTGCTTACTTTTCTGACCCAACAAGTGTTTCAATGCCCATAATGCACCATATCCAGTTGCAAACCCCCGCAAATGATAACATGCTGCTACTCTGCCAGCAGTagccaggcagcagcacctgcagctgccATGTGCCTCTGCACCAGGACAAGTCCTGACTCCAGGGAAAGGAAGCCCCCCTTGCTTAGGTGCTCTGGTTGCACTTCTCTCTGAACTGTGAGAGCAGTCAGTCCCTATTGCCTGTGTCACTAGGACAAAAAATGAAAGCTGCTGAGGAACTGCAGAAGGCTCCACATTGACAGGAGGAGGCAACACCTTCAATCGATAgtctgaaaagagcagcaaggaaaatgcaTGGGGAAAGGCGATCTGCTGGGCCAAGTGACCCCATccccagaggcacagccagctcacatgcacacagccagccacgagCCTGTGTGGGTGCTGGGGGAAGCACTGTTTTTTTATCACCTCTCTGAACAAAGGGGAAGCAAATGGTTCACAAATCCCAAGCACACTTGGACTCTCGGGAGCTCTGCTTCATCTTCCCTGGAAGAATAGGAAGAGGTTTCACACACTGTAAATCAGACTGGCTCTTCAGCCAAGCAGCCAGTTACAGAACTGATCCTGTGGCCGCTCAAAACTCACCCTTCCGCCAACCCACACTCCTCCCACCAGCTGCCCTGACAGAGGCTACCGCCCAAACGCAAACCCTGCAGCTTCAGGGGGGGCACCCACAATGTTGACAGGATGCAGCAGTATTTTGTGAACTTGTAAGGCCCAAAGCAAGAGAACTGCAGGAGCGATTCCCCGGGAGGACAGCTTGGTGATAAAGGCTGAAGACTTGCAGGAAGGTTCCTTCACTGCAGGGTCCTTTCCCCTCAGGCCTCCTGCACAGCCCGGGGCTTTGCAGTTCCAGCCCACTGGTCACAGGGAACAACCctgtcctcttcctccaggcCCTGAGCAGCAGGTTTCTACACTCAGCTTTCCCTGCGCCCTCCAcctgccttttctctgcctccaCTTCTGTTGCACAAAGCCCAGACTTCACACAACACGTGCAGCCCACCAGCTTTGGCTGGCATTCACCAGCCTGCTCCCCCGGGCACCACGGCTTAGGAGGGCAGCAAGGGACCGCAGGGGCAGtcaggagctttgcagaggcctctacTCCAAGGAGGACACGACATGCCGCGACACgatgcacacgtgcacacccaCTCGGAGAGGGACAGACACCAGGAGACGTGGCATTGGAGAAGTCTCTGGGTGTGCAAAAGAGAAGAGCCGTCACTCCCGCTCCCTAGGGCACCAGGGAGGAGGGCCTGGAGGGGAACGCTGGAGACTTGTCGAAGGGGTATTTCTTTCACTTCCAGCGCCGCTTTTTTCCACAGCCTTCCTGCACAGCTTCAGCTCAGGCCCCAGCAATCCCACTCAGCCGAGGGAGGCTGGTGCCAGGCTCCCCCCAAAGCCTCCTGCTCCTCCGCACCATGTCACGTACCAGctcaggctgctct from Dromaius novaehollandiae isolate bDroNov1 chromosome 32, bDroNov1.hap1, whole genome shotgun sequence encodes:
- the LOC135324583 gene encoding T-cell activation Rho GTPase-activating protein-like, whose product is MLRQSPGAPGARLTRLPSLRLLTKVIGFYGPEMSLTAATVETLISVEADAKKGPRLDPSDGEEALGHSAAEGAKARRQVISWPLARRGTPASRACPVPGQLASGPRAALFGQPLAALCGQDGGLPQPVQELLAILYEKGPATEGIFRKAASEKARKELKEVLNQGKSADLDSRPVHLLAVVLKDFLRDIPSKLLVDSLYEEWMQALEKPSQQDKIDKLKEVADSLPTANLPLLQRLLAVLRHISENVETSKMDTSNLAICVGPNMLSPCTDNVLTLAELKERNDKVTALVAFLIDNCRAIFGEDITLPFSPSAQESPEHTNSSTGRRRH